A single genomic interval of Mycobacterium sp. DL592 harbors:
- a CDS encoding esterase → MRIPNLAALLAAGVLLGSPTIAQAGAQTDCAAFGGTVDAGNICHVTATAPTYTMDVQFPTDYPDEQSVVDYLAQNRDGFVNVAQPGSRNLPYEMDVTSQTFTSAQTRSVVLKLFQDVGGAHPTTWYKAFTYNVGRGKPVTFDTLFAPGTKPLAAIFPIVQRELERQSGLTGVISTGDGMDPSHYQNFAITDDAVIFYFGQGELLPSDAGATSASVPRSSLPPLAL, encoded by the coding sequence ATGCGCATACCGAATCTGGCCGCACTGCTGGCCGCCGGTGTACTCCTGGGCTCACCCACCATCGCGCAAGCTGGTGCCCAGACCGACTGCGCGGCATTCGGGGGAACTGTCGATGCGGGCAACATCTGCCATGTCACCGCCACCGCGCCCACCTACACGATGGATGTCCAGTTCCCGACCGACTACCCCGACGAACAGTCCGTCGTCGACTATCTGGCCCAGAACCGCGACGGCTTCGTCAACGTCGCCCAGCCCGGCTCGCGGAACCTGCCCTACGAGATGGACGTCACCTCACAGACATTCACCTCGGCCCAGACCCGCAGCGTGGTCCTCAAGCTGTTCCAGGACGTCGGTGGCGCGCACCCGACCACCTGGTACAAGGCCTTCACCTACAACGTCGGCCGGGGCAAGCCGGTCACCTTCGACACCCTGTTCGCCCCGGGCACCAAGCCGCTGGCCGCGATCTTCCCAATCGTGCAGCGTGAACTGGAACGCCAGAGCGGACTCACCGGTGTCATCTCCACCGGCGACGGGATGGACCCGTCGCACTACCAGAACTTCGCGATCACCGACGACGCCGTGATCTTCTACTTCGGCCAGGGTGAGCTGCTGCCGTCCGACGCCGGCGCCACATCGGCGTCGGTGCCGCGCAGTTCGCTTCCGCCGCTTGCGCTCTGA
- a CDS encoding glycosyltransferase family 4 protein, producing MKILMVSWEYPPVVIGGLGRHVHHLATALAADGHEVVVLSRRPTGTDPYTHPTTDEVHDGVRVIAAAQDPHEFEFGRDLMAWTLAMGHSLVRAGLTLHAKGWQPDVVHAHDWLVAHPAIALAEFFDVPMVSTVHATEAGRHSGWVSGKISRQVHAIESWFVRESDSLIACSASMSDEISDLFGPGLGEISVICNGIDSSRWPFARRRRHDGPAELLFFGRLEYEKGVHEAIAALPRIRRTHPGTTLTVAGDGTQHQWLIEVARKHKVLKAVEFVGRVDHDELLHLLHRADVAVLPSHYEPFGIVALEAAAAGIPLVTSNVGGLGEAVISGQTGMSCPPRDVAALAAAVRTVLDDPAGAQRRAVAARRRLTADFDWHTVAAETAQVYLAAKRRERIPQPRRPIVEHALPGRSD from the coding sequence ATGAAAATCCTGATGGTGTCGTGGGAGTACCCGCCGGTGGTCATCGGCGGGCTCGGCCGCCACGTCCACCACCTGGCGACCGCGCTGGCCGCCGACGGCCATGAGGTGGTGGTGCTGTCGCGACGGCCGACGGGCACCGACCCGTACACGCACCCCACCACCGACGAGGTGCACGACGGGGTCAGGGTGATCGCCGCCGCGCAGGACCCGCACGAGTTCGAGTTCGGTCGCGACCTGATGGCGTGGACGCTGGCGATGGGCCATTCCCTGGTGCGCGCCGGGCTGACCCTGCACGCCAAGGGCTGGCAACCCGACGTGGTGCACGCCCACGACTGGCTGGTCGCCCACCCGGCGATCGCGCTGGCCGAATTCTTCGACGTGCCAATGGTTTCCACCGTTCATGCCACCGAGGCCGGCCGACACTCGGGTTGGGTGTCGGGCAAGATCAGCCGGCAGGTGCATGCCATCGAGTCGTGGTTCGTCCGCGAGTCCGACTCGCTGATCGCCTGCTCGGCCTCGATGTCTGACGAGATCTCCGACCTGTTCGGCCCCGGCCTCGGCGAGATCAGTGTCATCTGCAACGGAATCGATTCCAGCCGTTGGCCGTTCGCCCGCCGTCGGCGCCACGACGGCCCGGCGGAGCTGTTGTTCTTCGGTCGCCTGGAGTACGAGAAAGGCGTCCACGAGGCCATCGCCGCCCTGCCGCGGATCCGCCGGACCCATCCCGGTACCACGTTGACCGTGGCCGGTGACGGCACCCAGCACCAATGGCTCATCGAGGTGGCACGGAAGCACAAGGTGCTCAAGGCCGTTGAGTTCGTCGGCCGCGTCGACCACGACGAGCTGCTGCACCTGCTGCACCGCGCCGACGTCGCCGTGCTGCCCAGCCACTACGAGCCGTTCGGCATCGTCGCCTTGGAAGCGGCAGCGGCCGGCATCCCGTTGGTGACCTCGAACGTCGGCGGCCTCGGCGAGGCGGTGATCAGCGGGCAGACCGGCATGTCGTGCCCGCCGCGCGACGTCGCCGCACTGGCTGCCGCGGTGCGCACCGTGCTCGACGACCCGGCGGGCGCCCAGCGCCGCGCGGTGGCCGCCCGGCGGCGGCTAACCGCGGATTTCGACTGGCACACCGTCGCCGCCGAGACCGCCCAGGTCTACCTGGCGGCCAAGCGCCGCGAACGCATTCCGCAGCCGCGCCGGCCGATCGTCGAGCATGCCCTGCCGGGCCGCTCGGACTGA
- a CDS encoding class I SAM-dependent methyltransferase has translation MASCGAQGLVLQRDDHRGKTVLTFGLDDVAYLASDAGTAALGAVAGYPLTDRVADVSAIRQRFGERTTVLIETTLLRRKAAAKLAGLADVSGWLFTDEALQQATAAPVAQHRAARLAGADVHDATCSVGTELAALAATTSFVLGSDLDPVRLAMAHHNLPDVPLCRADVLLPVSRDTVVLVDPARRSGGRRRFDPRAYTPPLDAVLAAYQGRATVVKCAPGIDFAAVHELGFDGEIEVTSAGGSVREACLWSAPLAQPGVRRRASVLDRGEQVTDADPDDCPAGPPGRWIVDPDGAVVRAGLVRQYATRHGLWQLDPDIAYLTGDQLPPGVRGFEVIDEVPLREKILRQALSHQDCGPLEILVRGVDVDPDALRRRLRPSGATPLSLVITRIGAVPSERTVVFLCRASAGAT, from the coding sequence GTGGCGTCGTGTGGTGCCCAAGGGCTGGTACTACAACGTGATGATCACCGGGGTAAAACCGTCCTGACCTTCGGGCTCGACGACGTCGCCTATCTGGCCAGCGACGCCGGCACCGCCGCACTCGGCGCGGTCGCCGGCTACCCGCTGACCGACCGGGTCGCCGACGTGTCCGCCATCCGGCAGCGCTTCGGCGAGCGAACCACCGTCCTCATCGAGACCACGCTGCTGCGCCGCAAAGCGGCCGCCAAGCTGGCCGGGCTGGCCGACGTCTCGGGCTGGCTGTTCACCGACGAGGCCCTGCAACAAGCCACCGCAGCCCCGGTCGCCCAGCACCGGGCCGCGCGGCTAGCCGGTGCCGACGTGCACGACGCCACCTGCTCGGTGGGTACCGAACTGGCCGCCCTGGCTGCCACCACGTCGTTCGTGCTGGGCAGCGACCTCGACCCGGTGCGCCTGGCGATGGCCCACCATAATCTGCCCGATGTGCCGCTGTGCCGGGCCGACGTGCTGCTTCCGGTCAGCCGCGACACCGTCGTGCTCGTCGACCCCGCCCGGCGCAGCGGCGGGCGGCGCCGGTTCGACCCGCGGGCCTACACCCCGCCCCTGGATGCGGTGCTCGCGGCCTATCAGGGCCGGGCGACGGTGGTGAAATGTGCACCCGGCATAGACTTCGCCGCGGTGCACGAGCTGGGGTTCGACGGCGAGATCGAAGTGACCTCGGCCGGCGGATCGGTACGGGAGGCCTGCCTGTGGTCGGCGCCGCTGGCCCAACCCGGGGTACGCAGGCGGGCCTCGGTGCTCGACCGCGGCGAGCAGGTCACCGACGCCGATCCCGACGACTGCCCGGCCGGACCGCCGGGACGCTGGATTGTCGACCCTGACGGCGCCGTCGTGCGCGCCGGCCTGGTGCGCCAGTACGCAACCCGCCACGGCCTGTGGCAACTCGACCCCGACATCGCCTACCTCACCGGTGACCAACTGCCGCCGGGGGTGCGCGGCTTCGAGGTCATCGACGAAGTGCCGCTGCGGGAAAAGATTCTGCGGCAGGCACTTTCACACCAAGACTGCGGTCCGCTGGAAATCCTGGTGCGCGGCGTTGACGTCGACCCCGATGCACTGCGGCGGCGGTTGCGGCCCAGCGGTGCCACGCCGCTGTCGCTGGTGATCACCCGCATCGGCGCCGTCCCCTCCGAACGCACAGTGGTCTTCCTGTGCAGAGCATCCGCCGGCGCGACATAG
- a CDS encoding glycoside hydrolase family 57 protein yields the protein MSPHDPEPIPGQFTLVLHTHLPWLAHHGRWPVGEEWLYQSWSAAYLPLMRVLRTLAAEGRRGLITLGMTPVVTAQLDDPYCLDGMHHWLANWQLRALEAAHLHTPTGAADGTATTPEALRQFGIREYDEATRALEDFTTLWRHGASPLLRELIDAGTVELLGGPLAHPFQPLLNPRLREFALREGLADAHQRFAHTPAGIWAPECAYAPGMEYDYAAAGVGHFMVDGPSLHGDTALGRPVGESDVVAFGRDLQVSYRVWSPKSGYPGHAAYRDFHTYDHITGLKPARVTGRNVTSEAKAPYDPERADRAIDAHVADFVALVRQRLISESERIGRPAHVVAAFDTELFGHWWYEGPAWLERLLRALPEAGVRVGTLNDALANGFVGTPVDLPPSSWGSGKDWQVWAGEKVADLVALNAEVVDTALTCVDKALAQTDTAPARDVVADQILRETLLTVSSDWPFMVSKDSAADYARYRAHLHAHATREIAAALAGGRRDAAERLAQGWNRADGLFGALDARRLPR from the coding sequence GTGAGCCCGCACGATCCGGAGCCCATTCCCGGCCAGTTCACCCTCGTCCTGCACACCCATCTGCCGTGGCTGGCCCACCACGGGCGGTGGCCGGTCGGCGAGGAGTGGCTCTACCAATCGTGGTCGGCGGCCTACCTGCCGCTGATGCGGGTGCTGCGCACGCTGGCCGCCGAGGGCCGACGCGGACTGATCACCCTGGGCATGACCCCGGTGGTGACCGCCCAACTCGACGACCCGTACTGCCTCGACGGCATGCACCACTGGCTGGCCAACTGGCAGCTGCGCGCGCTGGAGGCGGCTCACCTGCACACCCCGACCGGTGCCGCCGACGGCACGGCGACGACACCGGAAGCGTTGCGCCAGTTCGGGATTCGCGAGTATGACGAAGCCACTCGCGCGCTGGAGGACTTCACCACGCTCTGGCGCCATGGCGCCAGCCCGTTGCTGCGTGAACTCATCGACGCCGGCACCGTGGAGCTGCTCGGCGGGCCGCTGGCCCACCCGTTCCAGCCACTGCTCAACCCGCGGCTGCGGGAGTTCGCGCTGCGCGAAGGCCTGGCCGACGCCCACCAGCGCTTCGCCCACACCCCGGCAGGTATCTGGGCTCCGGAGTGCGCCTACGCCCCCGGCATGGAATACGACTATGCCGCCGCCGGCGTCGGCCACTTCATGGTCGACGGGCCCTCGCTACACGGCGACACCGCCCTGGGCCGGCCCGTCGGCGAGTCCGACGTGGTGGCCTTCGGCCGCGACCTGCAGGTCAGCTACCGGGTGTGGTCACCGAAGTCCGGCTATCCCGGGCATGCCGCCTACCGCGACTTCCACACCTACGACCACATCACCGGGCTCAAGCCCGCCCGGGTCACCGGCCGCAACGTCACCTCCGAAGCGAAGGCACCGTACGACCCGGAGCGTGCGGACCGGGCCATCGACGCCCACGTCGCCGACTTCGTCGCACTGGTACGTCAGCGGCTGATCTCCGAATCCGAGCGCATCGGCCGGCCGGCACACGTCGTGGCCGCCTTCGACACCGAACTGTTCGGGCACTGGTGGTACGAGGGCCCGGCCTGGCTGGAGCGGCTGCTGCGCGCACTGCCCGAAGCCGGGGTGCGCGTCGGCACGCTCAACGACGCGCTGGCCAACGGGTTCGTCGGCACACCCGTCGACTTGCCGCCCAGCTCATGGGGTTCCGGCAAAGACTGGCAGGTGTGGGCCGGCGAGAAGGTGGCCGACCTGGTGGCGCTCAACGCCGAGGTGGTCGACACCGCGCTGACATGCGTCGACAAGGCGCTGGCGCAGACCGACACCGCACCGGCCCGCGACGTCGTCGCCGACCAGATCCTGCGGGAAACCCTGCTGACGGTCTCCAGCGACTGGCCGTTTATGGTCAGCAAGGATTCGGCTGCCGACTACGCGCGCTACCGCGCCCATCTGCACGCGCACGCCACCCGCGAGATCGCCGCCGCCCTGGCCGGTGGCCGCCGTGACGCCGCCGAACGGCTGGCGCAGGGTTGGAACCGGGCCGACGGACTGTTCGGCGCCCTGGACGCCCGGCGGCTGCCCCGATGA
- a CDS encoding enoyl-CoA hydratase encodes MREFVSVHVGEQYPGIGVLLLARTPTNALTRQAYRELASAAAEVGGRDDIATVVLFGGHQIFSAGDDVPELRTLDRGEAEAADRVRREAIDAVATIPKPTVAAITGYALGSGLSLALAADWRISGDNVKFGATEILAGLVPGGGGCERLARVVGAGRAKELAFSGRFVEAKEALTLGLVDELVAPDNVFDAAAAWAGRFVDAPPAALAGVKALVGGGLNAGEQAQRYGEVFSAGADS; translated from the coding sequence GTGCGCGAGTTCGTCAGCGTCCACGTCGGTGAGCAGTATCCGGGTATCGGCGTGCTGCTGCTGGCCCGCACGCCCACCAACGCCCTGACCCGTCAGGCCTACCGGGAACTCGCATCGGCGGCAGCCGAGGTCGGTGGCCGCGACGACATCGCCACCGTCGTGCTCTTCGGCGGCCACCAAATCTTCTCCGCCGGCGACGACGTCCCGGAGTTGCGCACCCTTGACCGTGGGGAGGCCGAGGCCGCCGACCGGGTGCGCCGAGAGGCGATCGACGCCGTCGCGACGATCCCGAAGCCGACCGTGGCCGCGATCACCGGCTACGCGCTGGGCAGCGGACTGAGCCTGGCGCTGGCCGCGGACTGGCGGATCAGCGGCGACAACGTCAAGTTCGGCGCCACCGAGATCCTGGCCGGACTGGTCCCCGGCGGCGGTGGATGTGAACGGCTGGCCCGAGTGGTCGGGGCAGGCCGGGCCAAGGAGCTGGCGTTCAGCGGCCGGTTCGTCGAGGCCAAGGAAGCCCTCACGCTCGGACTGGTCGACGAACTGGTGGCCCCCGACAACGTCTTCGATGCCGCGGCAGCCTGGGCGGGCCGCTTCGTCGACGCCCCACCGGCCGCACTCGCGGGTGTCAAGGCCCTCGTCGGCGGCGGCCTGAACGCCGGTGAGCAGGCACAACGCTACGGCGAGGTCTTCTCCGCGGGTGCGGACAGTTAG
- a CDS encoding class I SAM-dependent methyltransferase codes for MTTTDPELPAPNPHATAEQVEAALKDSKLAQILYHDWEAESYDDKWSISYDKRCVDYARDLFDATVPPEELRQLPYDRALELGCGSGFFLLNLIQAGVARRGSVTDLSPGMVKVATRNGQNLGLDIDGRVADAEGIPYEDDTFDLVVGHAVLHHIPDVEKSLREVVRVLKPGGRFVFAGEPTTVGNTYARSLSTLTWRVATNVTRLPGLQDWRRPQAELDESSRAAALEAVVDLHTFDPADLERMARNAGATEVSTATTEFTAAMLGWPLRTVEAMVPPGKLGWGWAKFAFNSWIGLSWVDDNLWRRVVPKGWYYNVMITGVKPS; via the coding sequence ATGACGACGACTGACCCGGAGTTGCCAGCCCCCAATCCGCATGCCACCGCGGAACAGGTCGAGGCTGCGCTCAAGGACAGCAAGCTGGCCCAGATCCTCTACCACGACTGGGAAGCCGAGAGCTACGACGACAAATGGTCGATCTCTTATGACAAGCGGTGCGTGGACTACGCGCGCGACCTCTTCGACGCCACCGTCCCGCCCGAGGAGTTGCGGCAGCTGCCGTATGACCGCGCGCTGGAACTGGGCTGCGGCAGCGGCTTCTTCCTGCTGAACCTCATCCAGGCCGGGGTGGCTCGCCGCGGCTCGGTGACCGACCTGTCGCCGGGCATGGTCAAGGTCGCCACCCGCAACGGGCAGAACCTGGGCCTGGACATCGACGGCCGCGTCGCCGACGCCGAGGGCATCCCGTACGAGGACGACACCTTCGACCTCGTCGTCGGCCACGCGGTGCTGCACCACATCCCCGACGTGGAGAAGTCCCTGCGCGAGGTGGTGCGCGTGCTCAAGCCCGGCGGCCGGTTCGTGTTCGCCGGTGAGCCGACCACCGTGGGCAACACCTACGCACGCTCGCTGTCCACCCTGACCTGGCGGGTCGCCACCAACGTCACCCGGCTGCCCGGCCTGCAGGACTGGCGCCGCCCCCAGGCCGAACTCGACGAGTCCTCCCGTGCTGCCGCGCTCGAGGCCGTCGTCGACCTGCACACCTTCGACCCCGCCGACCTCGAGCGGATGGCCCGCAACGCCGGCGCCACCGAGGTGTCCACCGCCACCACCGAGTTCACCGCAGCGATGCTGGGCTGGCCGCTGCGCACCGTCGAGGCCATGGTGCCGCCGGGCAAGCTGGGCTGGGGCTGGGCCAAGTTCGCCTTCAACAGCTGGATCGGGCTCAGCTGGGTCGACGACAACCTGTGGCGTCGTGTGGTGCCCAAGGGCTGGTACTACAACGTGATGATCACCGGGGTAAAACCGTCCTGA
- a CDS encoding PQQ-binding-like beta-propeller repeat protein has translation MLRRLLAFASATLLVGASAGCGTTDSWVDPTSAQGWPAQYADAANTSYTATAGTPDLKLAWSRSVKGELDAGAALGSGSYLAVNGQTAGGCSLMVWEIDNNGRQRWCTRMVLGGGFASPLFDQFDNLYIGQPGLMLSYPPTQWVRWRQNVIGMPTTTRFLGGGQLLVVTHLGQVLVFDSHRGVVTGTPMDLVGGLDPTDSTRGLTDCPQGLPQCPVSAPPAFSAATETIVLGLWQPGAKASVLVGLQYHPGQTPLITKEWTSDAVAAGVIAAPVLSGDGKTVYVTGRNRELWALNTADGKAKWSVSLGFQPQTPPSIGPGGVIVAGGGPDTQLVALKDAGDHAEVQWRRGDVSPLTTSSQAGAKVAYTVVANGAAGLSLLAFDLTDGRTLKDYPLPQADGYPVGVSVGHDRRVVVATNAGQVYSFEPA, from the coding sequence GTGCTGCGGCGATTGCTCGCGTTCGCGTCGGCGACGCTGCTGGTGGGCGCCTCCGCAGGGTGCGGCACCACCGATTCGTGGGTGGACCCCACCTCGGCGCAGGGCTGGCCCGCCCAGTACGCCGACGCCGCCAACACCAGCTACACCGCCACCGCGGGCACCCCGGACCTGAAGCTGGCGTGGAGCCGCTCGGTCAAGGGTGAGCTCGACGCCGGCGCCGCGCTGGGCTCGGGCTCCTACCTCGCGGTCAACGGGCAGACCGCAGGGGGCTGCTCGCTGATGGTGTGGGAGATCGACAACAACGGCCGCCAGCGCTGGTGCACGCGGATGGTGCTCGGCGGCGGGTTCGCCAGCCCCCTGTTCGACCAGTTCGACAACCTCTACATCGGCCAGCCCGGTCTGATGCTGTCCTACCCGCCGACCCAGTGGGTTCGGTGGCGCCAGAATGTCATCGGAATGCCAACCACCACAAGGTTTCTCGGTGGTGGTCAACTTCTCGTCGTCACCCACCTCGGCCAGGTTCTGGTCTTCGACAGCCACCGCGGGGTGGTCACCGGAACCCCGATGGACCTCGTCGGGGGCCTGGACCCCACCGATTCCACGAGAGGCCTGACCGACTGCCCGCAGGGGCTGCCGCAGTGCCCGGTGTCCGCGCCGCCGGCCTTCTCCGCCGCGACCGAGACGATCGTGCTCGGTCTGTGGCAGCCCGGTGCCAAGGCGTCGGTTCTGGTCGGCCTGCAGTACCACCCAGGCCAGACCCCGCTGATCACCAAGGAGTGGACCAGCGATGCGGTAGCCGCCGGTGTGATCGCCGCTCCGGTGCTCTCCGGGGACGGCAAGACCGTCTACGTCACCGGCCGCAACCGCGAGCTCTGGGCGCTGAATACCGCGGACGGTAAGGCGAAATGGTCTGTGAGCCTTGGCTTCCAGCCACAGACGCCGCCCTCGATCGGACCCGGCGGTGTGATCGTCGCCGGCGGCGGGCCCGACACCCAACTCGTCGCACTCAAGGACGCCGGGGACCACGCCGAGGTGCAGTGGCGCCGCGGGGACGTCTCGCCGCTGACCACCTCCAGTCAGGCCGGTGCCAAGGTGGCCTACACCGTGGTGGCAAACGGAGCGGCGGGCCTGTCACTGCTGGCTTTCGACCTCACCGACGGCCGCACGCTGAAGGACTACCCGCTGCCGCAGGCCGACGGCTACCCGGTCGGCGTCTCGGTGGGCCACGACCGTCGGGTGGTGGTGGCCACCAACGCGGGCCAGGTATACAGCTTCGAACCCGCCTGA
- a CDS encoding acyltransferase → MTTMWGAPIHKRWMGSRLRDPRQAKFLTRDSLKWVIANRAYTPWYLVRYWRLLKFKLQNPHIITRGMVFLGKNVEIHATPELAQLEIGRWVHIGDKNTIRAHEGSLRFGDKVVLGRDNVINCYLDIELGDSALMADWCYVCDFDHKMDNIEMPIKDQGIVKSPVRIGPDTWIATKVTVLRGTTVGRGCVLGAHAVVKGDIPDFSIAVGSPAKVVKNRKLSWETSAAQRAELAAALADIERKKAAH, encoded by the coding sequence ATGACGACGATGTGGGGCGCGCCGATCCACAAGCGCTGGATGGGTTCGCGGCTGCGTGACCCGCGCCAGGCGAAGTTCCTCACCCGGGATTCGCTGAAGTGGGTGATCGCCAACCGTGCCTACACCCCCTGGTATCTGGTGCGGTACTGGCGGCTGCTGAAGTTCAAGCTGCAGAACCCGCACATCATCACCCGCGGCATGGTGTTTCTCGGCAAGAACGTCGAGATCCACGCCACCCCCGAGCTGGCTCAGCTCGAGATCGGCCGCTGGGTCCACATCGGCGACAAGAACACCATCCGGGCGCACGAGGGTTCGCTGCGGTTCGGCGACAAGGTGGTGCTCGGCCGCGACAACGTCATCAACTGCTACCTCGACATCGAGCTCGGCGACTCGGCGTTGATGGCCGACTGGTGCTACGTCTGCGACTTCGACCACAAGATGGACAACATCGAGATGCCGATCAAGGACCAGGGCATCGTCAAGAGCCCGGTCCGCATCGGCCCGGACACCTGGATCGCCACCAAGGTGACGGTGCTGCGCGGCACCACCGTCGGCCGCGGCTGCGTGTTGGGGGCCCACGCCGTGGTCAAGGGCGACATCCCGGACTTCTCGATCGCCGTCGGTTCCCCGGCCAAGGTCGTCAAGAACCGCAAACTGTCCTGGGAGACCTCGGCGGCACAGCGCGCCGAGCTGGCAGCCGCGCTGGCCGATATCGAACGCAAGAAGGCCGCCCACTAG
- a CDS encoding ABC transporter ATP-binding protein, translating to MRHDGAVSDNADAVDPDLLIDFRKVSLRRGGRTLVGPVTWQVELDERWVVIGPNGAGKTSLLRIAAAMEHPSSGTAYVLGERLGRVDMSELRQRVGLSSSALSQRVPDDEVVRDLVVSAGYAVLGRWRETYEDVDYTQALDMLESVGAEHLAERTYGTLSEGERKRVLIARSLMTDPELLLLDEPAAGLDLGGREELVARLADLAADPDSPAMVLVTHHVEEIPPGFSHCLILSEGEVVAAGLLQDTLTSDNLSAAFGQSIALDTIDGRYFARRVRTRAAHRRRA from the coding sequence ATGCGGCACGATGGTGCAGTGTCCGACAACGCCGATGCGGTCGACCCCGACCTGCTGATCGACTTCCGGAAAGTCTCGCTGCGTCGCGGCGGCCGCACCCTGGTCGGACCCGTCACCTGGCAGGTCGAGCTCGACGAACGCTGGGTGGTCATCGGGCCCAACGGCGCGGGCAAGACCTCGCTGCTGCGCATCGCCGCCGCGATGGAACACCCGTCGTCGGGCACCGCGTACGTCCTCGGTGAGCGGCTGGGCCGCGTCGACATGTCCGAGCTGCGTCAGCGGGTCGGGCTGAGCAGCTCGGCGCTCTCCCAGCGGGTTCCCGATGACGAGGTGGTGCGCGACCTGGTGGTCTCGGCCGGCTACGCCGTGCTGGGCCGGTGGCGGGAAACCTACGAGGACGTCGACTACACCCAGGCCCTCGACATGCTCGAAAGCGTGGGCGCCGAGCATCTGGCCGAGCGGACCTACGGCACCCTTTCGGAGGGCGAGCGGAAGCGGGTCCTGATCGCACGCTCGTTGATGACCGACCCTGAGCTGCTGCTGCTCGACGAACCGGCCGCCGGCCTGGACCTCGGCGGTCGCGAAGAACTCGTGGCCCGGCTGGCCGATCTTGCCGCCGACCCGGATTCACCGGCCATGGTGCTGGTCACCCATCACGTCGAGGAGATCCCGCCCGGCTTCAGCCACTGCCTGATCCTGTCCGAAGGGGAAGTGGTTGCTGCCGGACTGCTGCAGGACACGCTGACCTCGGACAACCTGTCGGCGGCGTTCGGGCAGTCCATCGCGCTGGACACCATCGACGGCCGCTACTTCGCGCGACGGGTGCGTACCCGCGCCGCGCACAGGAGGAGAGCATGA
- a CDS encoding NUDIX domain-containing protein, with amino-acid sequence MTDKPEPLPVRPAATVMLVQDTPEGISVFLMRRHSGMEFAGGVMVFPGGGVDDRDRNSDIAWYGPGPQWWAQRFGIEADLAEALVCAAARETFEESGVLFAGPADDPDGIVADASVYHQARSALVDRSLSFSDFLRGENLVLRADLLRPWANWVTPEEERTRRYDTYFFVGALPQGQRADGQNTESDHAAWSSPEAAIEDFAQGRSFLLPPTWTQLDSLAGRTVDEVLALERQIVVVQPNLAVREGNWEIEFFNSDRYNAARNRRAPQGYGGE; translated from the coding sequence ATGACCGACAAGCCCGAACCGCTGCCGGTGCGGCCGGCAGCGACGGTAATGCTGGTTCAGGACACCCCCGAGGGGATCTCGGTATTTCTCATGCGCCGGCACTCCGGCATGGAGTTCGCCGGCGGAGTGATGGTGTTTCCCGGCGGAGGCGTCGACGACCGCGACCGCAACTCCGACATCGCCTGGTACGGGCCGGGCCCGCAGTGGTGGGCGCAGCGGTTCGGGATCGAAGCCGATCTGGCCGAGGCGCTGGTGTGCGCGGCGGCGCGTGAGACGTTCGAGGAGTCCGGCGTGCTGTTCGCCGGACCTGCTGACGACCCGGACGGGATCGTCGCCGACGCCTCGGTCTACCACCAGGCCCGCTCGGCCCTCGTGGACCGCAGCTTGTCGTTCTCAGACTTCCTGCGCGGCGAGAACCTGGTGTTGCGCGCCGACCTGCTGCGGCCGTGGGCCAACTGGGTGACCCCCGAGGAGGAGCGCACCCGTCGCTACGACACCTACTTCTTCGTCGGCGCCCTGCCGCAGGGGCAGCGCGCCGACGGCCAGAACACCGAATCCGACCACGCGGCGTGGAGCAGCCCCGAGGCCGCGATCGAGGACTTCGCGCAGGGCCGGTCGTTCCTGCTGCCCCCGACGTGGACCCAGCTGGACTCCCTGGCCGGGCGCACCGTCGACGAGGTTCTGGCCCTGGAACGCCAGATCGTAGTCGTTCAGCCGAATCTTGCTGTACGCGAGGGTAATTGGGAGATCGAGTTCTTCAACAGCGACCGGTACAACGCGGCGCGGAACCGGCGTGCCCCCCAGGGCTACGGCGGGGAGTGA